TATAACAACTGGACTGATGGCTTTGGCTTTCATAGGCTTTTCTGGCATCGTCCAAATTCAATAAGGGGGTAAGAAAAATGAGTAACATATTAATTCCTACCGTAATATTTGCTCTTATGTCAGCCATATTTGCACTTTTGCTTACTATTGCAGACCGAACTGTGAATAATTACGGGGAAGTAAAAATGACTATCAATGAAGAGAAAGAATATACAGTTGAGGGTGGATCTACACTATTATCAACACTTATAGAAGAAAAGATATTTATTCCTTCTGCTTGTGGTGGTAAAGGAACCTGTGGCTATTGTAAGGTTCAAATAGATGAAGGAGGAGGACCTGTACTAGCTACAGAAATGACACACTTAACAGAAGATGATTTAAAAAATAATGTTAGGCTATCATGTCAATGTAAAGTTAAGCAAGATATTAAAATTCAAATACCAGAGGAGTTATTCAACGTAAGAGAGTATGATGCTGTAGTTGAAAATATAACAGATCTTACAGATGTAATTAAATTATTGAGATTTAAACTTCCTGAAGATGCTGAGATTAATTTTAAACCTGGTCAGTATGTTCAGTTAAAGGCTCCAATATATGAAGGTAATGATGAAGAAGTATATAGAGCATATTCTATA
The DNA window shown above is from Tissierella sp. Yu-01 and carries:
- a CDS encoding 2Fe-2S iron-sulfur cluster binding domain-containing protein; this translates as MSNILIPTVIFALMSAIFALLLTIADRTVNNYGEVKMTINEEKEYTVEGGSTLLSTLIEEKIFIPSACGGKGTCGYCKVQIDEGGGPVLATEMTHLTEDDLKNNVRLSCQCKVKQDIKIQIPEELFNVREYDAVVENITDLTDVIKLLRFKLPEDAEINFKPGQYVQLKAPIYEGNDEEVYRAYSIASSPTMKNYLELVIGYVPEGIATTYVHRHLTVGDEVSINGPYGDFHYHDNDREMIMVATGTGVAPILSLLNYMKEHNIKRKARFYFGAKTPKDLFMLDYFKELEETLFDFKFIPTLSRVTDDDDWDGERGRVNNAIDKLLEDGEDKEGYLCGNEAMIESVVKSLTSKGVPEELIYYDKF